A section of the Paenibacillus aurantius genome encodes:
- a CDS encoding glycine-rich domain-containing protein, which produces MTFFIVLVVALIVFGVVLPRTRKRNGSIYKGGSKRRPARKQVQYRAAVLPEGLGLRPGVPLKAMEQRLNQALDAEFQNKLKQRVMAKHPAIRANEYDCLFFELKRYFMLTAILKQVPMFSSRVDDVWHEMLLFTREYQSFGEAFTGSPVHHSPHSDYEPMPGERAWFDWVYTQLFVLTPYSGQIWNDFYRHPLDRARLKRISEGTPEELKDLLFNGRHVDRFEEIARTADLLVEKARIQLRERDRASFRSEAASKDRYSDGYAYLLANAMLLYSWESPSRYDKQMEELMAEEQRSRQAAASTTSSDSGGYYSSDSGSWGEDRSHKHDHHHDGGQGSQHHGNHSHQHQDGHHGGHDSGGGHSGGHDSGSSCSSSSCGSGCGGGGD; this is translated from the coding sequence GTGACGTTTTTCATTGTTCTTGTTGTCGCCCTAATCGTTTTCGGCGTTGTGTTACCAAGAACCCGCAAACGGAATGGGTCCATCTACAAAGGGGGAAGCAAGCGGCGTCCCGCCCGGAAGCAGGTGCAATACCGGGCCGCCGTTCTTCCGGAGGGACTCGGGCTCCGACCGGGCGTTCCCCTCAAAGCGATGGAGCAGAGGCTTAACCAGGCGCTGGATGCCGAATTTCAGAACAAGCTGAAGCAGCGGGTAATGGCAAAGCACCCTGCCATCCGGGCCAATGAATACGACTGCCTGTTCTTCGAGCTGAAGCGTTATTTTATGCTGACGGCCATCCTGAAGCAGGTCCCTATGTTCAGCAGCCGGGTGGATGATGTCTGGCACGAGATGCTGCTCTTTACGAGGGAGTACCAGAGCTTCGGGGAAGCCTTTACCGGTTCGCCGGTTCATCATTCCCCCCATTCCGATTACGAGCCGATGCCGGGGGAAAGGGCGTGGTTCGATTGGGTGTACACCCAGCTCTTCGTCCTCACGCCATACAGCGGCCAGATTTGGAATGATTTCTACCGCCATCCGCTGGATAGAGCCAGGCTGAAGCGGATCAGCGAGGGAACGCCGGAGGAGCTGAAGGACCTGCTCTTCAACGGCCGTCATGTCGACCGTTTCGAGGAGATCGCCCGCACCGCCGATCTTCTGGTAGAGAAGGCCAGAATCCAGCTCAGGGAGAGGGACCGGGCATCCTTTCGCTCTGAGGCCGCTTCTAAGGACCGGTACAGCGACGGGTACGCTTATCTGCTCGCGAATGCCATGCTGCTGTATTCCTGGGAATCCCCCAGCCGCTATGATAAACAGATGGAGGAGCTTATGGCGGAGGAGCAGAGAAGCCGTCAGGCGGCGGCATCGACAACAAGCTCCGATTCCGGGGGCTATTATTCCTCCGACTCCGGCTCTTGGGGAGAGGACCGCAGCCATAAGCACGATCACCACCACGACGGGGGACAAGGCTCCCAGCATCACGGTAATCACAGCCACCAGCATCAGGACGGGCATCATGGGGGACATGACTCGGGCGGAGGCCACTCCGGCGGCCATGACAGCGGATCGAGCTGCTCCTCTTCAAGCTGCGGCTCGGGCTGCGGCGGAGGCGGAGATTAA
- a CDS encoding FTR1 family iron permease, translating to MPYSIVDVIAVMLREAWEALLIVILLIGFVTKTRRRELSRWIWLGAGAGIAASLLLGAAVRELFTSGRFLLNPYLTSGVTGLFAAAMLLHLSLWMRSRYSLACRRQDISHRSSNALTSGSFASLALLAFGAVFREGMESVLCFAGLASSIDRTSLAAGTGLVLALWAAVAYLAVKKGIPLPVRPVNALSGILVVYLGVKFLGTGIHGLQEAGYLRETKVSWLPDLPTLALYPTSEIALAQAVLLVFLASLTIWSRTRDSRMKQQLNL from the coding sequence ATGCCTTATTCCATTGTGGATGTCATAGCCGTCATGCTTAGGGAGGCGTGGGAAGCTCTCCTGATCGTTATCCTGCTGATCGGCTTCGTTACCAAAACCCGCCGGCGGGAGCTGAGCCGCTGGATCTGGCTGGGTGCCGGCGCGGGGATCGCGGCGAGCCTGCTCCTCGGAGCGGCCGTCCGGGAGCTGTTCACAAGCGGGAGGTTTCTGCTGAATCCCTATCTGACCTCGGGGGTTACCGGGCTGTTTGCCGCCGCTATGCTGCTTCATTTAAGCCTGTGGATGCGCAGCCGGTACAGCCTGGCCTGCCGGCGTCAGGACATCAGCCACCGAAGCTCCAATGCGTTGACGTCGGGAAGCTTTGCCTCGCTTGCTTTGCTGGCGTTCGGGGCGGTGTTCCGGGAAGGGATGGAGAGTGTCCTATGCTTTGCCGGACTCGCCTCCTCGATTGACAGGACCAGCCTGGCCGCCGGGACGGGCCTTGTTCTCGCGTTGTGGGCAGCTGTGGCTTACCTAGCGGTAAAAAAAGGAATCCCCCTGCCGGTCCGCCCGGTGAATGCCTTATCCGGCATTCTGGTAGTCTACCTCGGGGTCAAGTTTCTCGGAACCGGCATCCATGGGCTGCAAGAGGCCGGCTACCTGCGCGAAACCAAAGTATCCTGGCTGCCGGACTTGCCGACGCTTGCCTTATACCCGACATCGGAAATCGCCTTAGCCCAAGCGGTCCTGCTCGTTTTCCTCGCCTCGCTCACGATCTGGAGCCGGACCCGGGACAGCCGGATGAAACAGCAGCTTAACCTTTAA
- the lepB gene encoding signal peptidase I: protein MSRAIRKAKPYLAYALFLAFLLFVKANVGQAAYIPSGSMIPTLNIHDVLIIDKMVKPEDLKFGDIVVFQPPEELNLDKILIKRLIGLPGDTIEVRDGKLYRNGKAVEEPYLNETMTYRMAKVVVPEGSYFFLGDNRNRSNDSHLWPTPFVPASSIIGKAVYRVFPFNHMEGV from the coding sequence ATGTCACGAGCTATCCGCAAAGCGAAGCCTTATCTCGCTTATGCCCTGTTTCTTGCCTTCCTGCTGTTCGTTAAAGCCAATGTGGGACAAGCCGCTTACATCCCTTCCGGTTCGATGATCCCGACCTTGAACATTCATGATGTCCTGATAATCGACAAAATGGTAAAGCCGGAGGACTTGAAATTCGGGGATATCGTGGTTTTCCAGCCTCCCGAAGAGCTGAACCTCGACAAAATCCTCATCAAGCGCCTGATCGGCCTGCCCGGAGACACGATAGAAGTCCGGGACGGCAAGCTCTACCGCAACGGCAAGGCGGTGGAGGAGCCCTATTTGAACGAAACGATGACTTACCGTATGGCCAAGGTCGTGGTACCCGAAGGTAGCTATTTCTTCCTGGGCGACAACCGCAACCGGAGCAACGACTCCCATCTATGGCCGACTCCGTTCGTCCCGGCTTCATCCATTATCGGAAAGGCCGTTTACCGGGTATTCCCTTTCAATCATATGGAAGGAGTCTAA